In Prosthecochloris sp. GSB1, the following proteins share a genomic window:
- a CDS encoding hydrogenase maturation nickel metallochaperone HypA, translated as MNERTFTCADCGHEWSVAFGTGRPANCPECNSEAIHRKHAPDSADGFGRGQGRQHGLGRGGRGACGAGRPGKNMGTGAMERGPSGND; from the coding sequence ATGAACGAAAGAACTTTCACTTGCGCGGATTGCGGCCATGAATGGAGCGTCGCGTTCGGTACCGGACGGCCTGCAAACTGTCCCGAATGCAACAGCGAAGCCATACACCGGAAACATGCTCCGGACAGCGCCGACGGTTTTGGCCGTGGCCAGGGCAGGCAACACGGCCTTGGGCGGGGAGGCCGAGGCGCATGCGGCGCGGGGCGTCCGGGGAAAAACATGGGCACTGGCGCCATGGAAAGAGGGCCAAGCGGGAACGATTGA